From Bifidobacterium longum subsp. longum JCM 1217, one genomic window encodes:
- a CDS encoding amino acid ABC transporter permease, whose translation MSGFLELFSQYDVLGAFLVNIELTLWSALFSLILGVILVVMRISPISSLRAVAGAYVELFKNLPLTIIMVFMVLGAYAQLKLSFSDTFTTNFFWLAVTGLSLYTAAFVCESLRSGINTVPIGQAEAARALGLGFMQSATEIILPQAFRGSVAPLGNTLIALLKNSTVAAAASVATETSSLMSEMIEFRPDVIIQIFLIFALGYVILIIPIGMLTTYLSNKLAVRR comes from the coding sequence ATGAGCGGATTCCTGGAACTCTTCAGCCAGTATGACGTGCTCGGCGCGTTTCTGGTCAATATCGAACTGACCCTATGGTCCGCCCTGTTCTCCCTGATCCTCGGCGTGATCCTTGTGGTGATGCGCATCTCGCCGATTTCCTCGCTCAGGGCCGTGGCCGGTGCGTATGTGGAACTGTTCAAGAACCTGCCGCTGACCATCATCATGGTGTTCATGGTGCTGGGTGCCTACGCGCAGCTGAAGCTCAGCTTCTCCGACACCTTCACCACGAACTTCTTCTGGCTCGCGGTCACCGGCCTGAGCCTGTACACGGCGGCGTTCGTGTGCGAATCTCTGCGTTCGGGCATCAACACCGTGCCGATTGGCCAGGCCGAGGCCGCACGAGCGCTGGGCTTGGGCTTCATGCAGTCCGCCACCGAGATCATTCTGCCGCAGGCCTTCCGAGGCTCCGTGGCACCGCTCGGCAACACGCTGATCGCCCTGCTCAAGAACTCCACCGTGGCCGCCGCCGCATCCGTGGCCACCGAAACATCCTCGCTGATGAGCGAGATGATCGAATTCCGTCCCGACGTGATCATCCAAATCTTCCTGATCTTCGCGCTCGGCTACGTGATCCTGATCATCCCCATCGGCATGCTCACCACGTACCTGTCCAACAAACTCGCCGTAAGGAGGTGA
- a CDS encoding glutamate ABC transporter substrate-binding protein, whose protein sequence is MTFTNTFKRKACRVIAALAAVACTMSLAACGADETGKIRIGIKFDQPGLGFKKSGTYVGFDVDVAKYVAKKLGYSEDQIIWKEAPSKQREAMIQNGDVDMILATYSITDERKKAVSFAGPYFVAGQDLLVRKDDNSINGPEDLNGKRLCSVTGSTSAATVKEKFASEVQLMEQPGYAECATALFSGIVDAVTTDDIILAGLASASRGKLKVVGKPFTQEYYGVGIKKGDTQLATKINNAIVDMIQDGSWENAISDNTKGTNYTPDVRYNPPTPDEGEEA, encoded by the coding sequence ATGACATTCACCAATACGTTCAAACGGAAGGCTTGCCGCGTGATCGCCGCGCTCGCCGCCGTGGCCTGCACAATGTCGCTGGCCGCCTGCGGCGCGGACGAAACCGGCAAGATCCGCATCGGCATCAAATTCGACCAGCCCGGCCTGGGCTTCAAGAAGTCCGGCACCTACGTGGGCTTCGACGTGGACGTGGCCAAATACGTCGCCAAGAAACTCGGCTATTCCGAAGACCAGATCATATGGAAGGAAGCCCCCTCCAAGCAGCGTGAGGCCATGATTCAGAACGGCGACGTGGACATGATCCTCGCCACCTACTCCATCACCGACGAGCGCAAGAAGGCCGTCTCCTTCGCTGGCCCGTACTTCGTGGCCGGACAGGATCTGCTCGTGCGCAAGGACGACAACTCCATCAACGGCCCCGAAGACCTGAACGGCAAGCGCCTATGCTCCGTCACCGGTTCGACCTCGGCCGCCACCGTCAAGGAGAAGTTCGCCTCCGAAGTCCAGCTCATGGAACAGCCCGGTTACGCCGAATGCGCCACCGCCCTGTTCTCCGGCATCGTGGACGCGGTAACCACCGACGACATCATCCTGGCCGGCCTGGCCTCCGCCTCGCGCGGCAAGCTCAAGGTGGTCGGCAAACCGTTCACGCAGGAATACTACGGCGTGGGCATCAAGAAGGGCGATACGCAGCTGGCCACCAAAATCAACAACGCCATCGTGGACATGATTCAGGACGGCTCGTGGGAGAACGCCATCAGCGATAACACCAAGGGCACCAACTACACGCCCGACGTACGCTACAACCCGCCCACCCCGGACGAAGGAGAGGAGGCCTGA